In Tribolium castaneum strain GA2 chromosome 8, icTriCast1.1, whole genome shotgun sequence, the genomic window tcattttttgacttatatgaatcatttgaaaaagacaaaaatatgtttttggactttttgggAAATAAAGGGGGCTGTGTTGAGCCACGAGCCGCCACTGCTGCCAACGTGAAAATGACACGCAGTGAAAGCGCTCAAGGCCGCTGCAACTATTATGCAAAAGTTGGCCGTGAACTTGATCTACGTGAAAGTTCGTCGTTCTAATTATGGCAACACTGTTCCAGCGTGGTGTTACGTCATCGGCGGCGGGGTTCTACTCGTCTGGGGGTTGGCGACGCTGATTTGGACGCCGTTTGAAATACTAATGGCCGAACGCCTCCGAATGACGCCGGGGTTTCCCCCGTACGAATGGTGGAAAAATCCCCCAGATGAAGTCATAATCAGGGCCTACCTCTACAACGTCACTAATTCCGAAGAGTTCCTAAATAACCCGAACGTTAAAATAAACATGGCCGAAATCGGCCCGATCGTCTTCATGTTAgttagcgattttttaggtcaCTCTGTAATATTAACGAGATGGTTTTAGGGAGAAATTGACACATACCAACGTGACCTTCAACGAAAATGGCACCATGACCTATGTGGCAACGCGAAAGGCGATTTTTTTGCCAGAACTGAATAGCATTGATCTGAATGCGACCATCGTGGTGCCTAATTGGGCTCTGCTGGtacgaaaaatggaaaaaaaaacgagCGGTTATAACCGATTTTTTTAGGGCATCGCGTCGTATTTGTCCGAACAGAGCTTTTTCGTTAAGTTAGGGTTTAACCTGTTGACGAGATCGGTTAAACCGCAACAGTTTGTTAAGTTAACCATTGATCAGTTCCTGTGGAACTTCACAGATCCGATGCTGGATGCGGCCTATAAAATTGCGCCGTTTCTAGTTCCGATCAAAAATCTAGGGATCTTGTCGCGGGTAAGTTGCCGCTATTACAGAAATCTGTGTAAATCCCCGATCTTCGGTAAATCCccgatttttttctatgttaCTTATAACTTTAATCCCATGCatactaaattttattacaaaacgtttaagaatacataaaaaagccagaaaacaagttaaaatttcagtgtttttactgttttcgttGAAAACTACTTTTGCTATTACAGAAACCTGTAATAAGATTCTCGGTAAAACcccgattttttttgttaattaatttattggaagATCCTTTTAGAAACATAGCAATATAATAACCATCCTTAGCTTTTTTATTGCAACATTATGTGTAATTAACAGAGAACAAATTACAGAAATCTGTAATTGCGTCCAGGGAATCCCCGAGTTTTccatatttgttattaaaaaacaattaaaatcttcCCTAAATccccgatttttttttaaattgatttcgcCGTAGCTTTTTTACCAATGCTTTTCTGATTGAGTGATAATATTAATGCAGAAACGTGTAATTAGCTAATAATTTCTTGCGTAAATAATGTTACTTAATAAACTCTAATTTGTCTATAACGCTGACTTTGGAACCGCCCCACGTGAGTATTTGTCGTTACAGAAACCTGTAATTTCGCCCGGTAAATCCCCGCTTTTTCCAGATTTACACAAATTTCACCAACACTGTAACAGTGTACATTGGGACGAAATACGGGGACGAGAATTTCTTCCTCATTGATAAATACGACGGCTCTAAGGACCTCCCCAATTACGGGGCTAGTTGTGGGGGCGGAGTCGTGAATTCATCAGAGGGCGTGGCTTACCCTCAATACATCACCAAAAACACCACTCTTAAGTACTGGCGGAagacattttgcaaaatggcGGTCCTCCACCATCGAAGTAAGTgacaaaattaatgaaaaaatcacgacaagcaatttttttgtagaagatGTGTCTAAATATGGGGTTAATGCGTTCCGGTTTGATTTAATCGACTCCATTTTTAACCGAACGGAGCCGAGCGAAGCCGATTGTTTTCGGGGGCAGCCGGATTTACCCGATGGTCTTTCGGATATTTCCAAATGTCATTTTGGGTTTCCCCTAGCTACGAGTTTCCCTCATTTTCTCCACGGTGACTCGATTATTAGATCGTACGTCAGTGGAATGAAGCCAAACCGGACGAAGCACTCGTCTTACCTCATCGTTGAACCGGTACTTCCCCTAATATA contains:
- the LOC660240 gene encoding scavenger receptor class B member 1, which codes for MSAIEDEISTADTEDALLKGSRNSSETISEGTSKRPWCYVIGGGVLLVWGLATLIWTPFEILMAERLRMTPGFPPYEWWKNPPDEVIIRAYLYNVTNSEEFLNNPNVKINMAEIGPIVFMEKLTHTNVTFNENGTMTYVATRKAIFLPELNSIDLNATIVVPNWALLGIASYLSEQSFFVKLGFNLLTRSVKPQQFVKLTIDQFLWNFTDPMLDAAYKIAPFLVPIKNLGILSRIYTNFTNTVTVYIGTKYGDENFFLIDKYDGSKDLPNYGASCGGGVVNSSEGVAYPQYITKNTTLKYWRKTFCKMAVLHHRKDVSKYGVNAFRFDLIDSIFNRTEPSEADCFRGQPDLPDGLSDISKCHFGFPLATSFPHFLHGDSIIRSYVSGMKPNRTKHSSYLIVEPTTGVPLESAARSQSNLVVRKLTGFNELVTPFSDTVIPMFWLEYNQMGLPWYIIGLVYFQVNVLPIFQRFFTAFLLTGSVILFCFYIKHKRKQRLLDNKVLVFEKELFMKKP